The DNA region CTAGTGCATCCTCATAGCCTGATGCTCTTATTAGTGATTCAAGCATCTGTTCTTTCTGTGCGGTTTGATTTAATTTTTTCATCTGATCCATCGCTTCACTTCTTTCATCTGCAGGTAAATCAGTGGTTGCCACAACTGTACTTAATTCTTCTTTCAATTCACTGCGCTGATCTTCAAGTTTTAAACGTAGTGCTTCAAACTCTTCATCCCCTGCTGCCTCAGAAATAATTGAGTCAACATCCTGGTCTTCAGTTTCTGTTGCCGCCTGTTTTTGCTCATCTTTAACCTCTTCTTCTACACCTGCAAGTTCATTGCTTTTTTGTTCTGGAGAAGTAATGTAGTAGACCGATAATACAACCACCAAGCTTAGCATTGTTAATAACCATACCGTTTGTTTTTTTAATAGCATTTGTAAATCCCCCTTTTATTTTTTTGGCATTACTGCCACACGATGACTTGGTACTCCCAGTGCCCTAGTTACAGCTTCAACAATTAATTTTTTAACTTGGATATTTTCAGAACCCTGAGCAACTACCAGGACACCGCGTATTTCCGGTTTCTTGGTTTCTACAACAATTGGAACCTCTTTCTCTCCATCCCGAATAATAACAAGCTGTTCGTCTATTTGTGTATCCTGTACCTTACGCGTTCCGCCTTCACGGTCTGTTTCTTCGGTCGTCTGAGATTTCGAGACCCTATTTTTCTCAAGTACTTTTTTGTCTGTTGAATCAATATTGACAACCACTGTTACATCATTGATACCTAACATTTCTTCGAGCGCCTTCTTTAACTGCTTCTCATAAGATTCCTCATAATTAGTTATGGACTTATTATCGGAATTTTTATTTTGACCGAAGGCAGCCACTTCCTCAGGGTTCTCGGCAATATTTTTTATAGCAGGACTATCTAATGAACTAGACTTGCCTGTGAATAAAACATTGCCAACAACCATAAAGGCAGCGCCGATACATAGTACAAGTATAAGGTACTGATACCTTCCAGGTTTTTTCTCGGAATCTTCACCCTTTGAAAGCAAATTTTTGAGCCATGATAAGGGTCCTTTATTATTATCCATTTTTATTTTTTATCCCCCCTTCAACCGAAACCTCAATTGTTTTTTCTGTTACATCCCATTTTTGCGAAAGAAATGCGGCGATTTCTTTAGATTCTTCTGCTGAATTTTTAGATGGAAGAGGTGTTTCAGCACTAATGTCTACAGGTTGTATCGCTACAACTGCCATCACTTGGTTTTCTGGCGGTTTCAGAAGAACCGTAACCCTTTGGAGGTTTTCCGGGAATGATTGATCGCTTTCATTATTGGTTGTTAGTTCTATCTTGGCAATCTCCAGACCAAATTGCTCCATCAACTCCTCCTCGACTCCTTGTTCCAGCTGGACAGCCATTGTTTTTAAAATATATGCATTAGTTGAGGCTTGTATTTCTTTTTTCTTCAATTCTATTGAATTTTCCATATTTTTTTCTCCAG from Neobacillus sp. FSL H8-0543 includes:
- a CDS encoding SpoIIIAH-like family protein, with translation MLLKKQTVWLLTMLSLVVVLSVYYITSPEQKSNELAGVEEEVKDEQKQAATETEDQDVDSIISEAAGDEEFEALRLKLEDQRSELKEELSTVVATTDLPADERSEAMDQMKKLNQTAQKEQMLESLIRASGYEDALVRADGEQVMITVKSDKEHSKAAANEIIKMVKKEIGNTNYVAVEFQPAK
- the spoIIIAG gene encoding stage III sporulation protein AG, giving the protein MDNNKGPLSWLKNLLSKGEDSEKKPGRYQYLILVLCIGAAFMVVGNVLFTGKSSSLDSPAIKNIAENPEEVAAFGQNKNSDNKSITNYEESYEKQLKKALEEMLGINDVTVVVNIDSTDKKVLEKNRVSKSQTTEETDREGGTRKVQDTQIDEQLVIIRDGEKEVPIVVETKKPEIRGVLVVAQGSENIQVKKLIVEAVTRALGVPSHRVAVMPKK
- the spoIIIAF gene encoding stage III sporulation protein AF; the protein is MSYLIEWVTNIILFILLATVIDMLLPNSSMQKYTKMVTGLLLIAIILTPIFKLISKDFESTLASISFLETPGEKNMENSIELKKKEIQASTNAYILKTMAVQLEQGVEEELMEQFGLEIAKIELTTNNESDQSFPENLQRVTVLLKPPENQVMAVVAIQPVDISAETPLPSKNSAEESKEIAAFLSQKWDVTEKTIEVSVEGGIKNKNG